The genomic region CGTTACATGAGCTCTCTCAAATCTAATGATACAAATTGAGTTACATCGACGGTTAAGATTTGTGTCTATCTACAAAATGAGAATTCTAAgagatttaaactctatacatatTTATCCCTTATTATTTACATTAATTACCTTGATAACTCTAGTTTTACATTAATTCTGAGATTTTTCCATATGTTTCACAAATCAGACCAATTCAAGCGAATCAAATGAGCCACATTTTATAAGTTGACATTTAAAAGTCGTTCTATGCACAATAATCATGAGATTTAATCCGCGACCTGtgacatatatataatattatatataatgtaTAGTAACATTTTAGAACAAAGAAGAAAAATACCATTAAGTGAATTAGTTATAATTTTGATAAGTGACAACTCTTATTATTTAATACCTTGTTAATTGCAATTTTATGATATCAATTAAGACTCACTATTAAttattttacaaagtgattttatAAATGTATACATTTATAATATTCGAGAGTTAAAAAGAATTTTTTTACAGAGTCAATATCCGGTTTAATAATATCGCTTATATTGGACTAAAATCTATTTTCGCCGTAAATATATACACTCATATtattaaacattttaaaataaatagataaataatattGCTTATAAatgtatacatttatattattaaatattttctaaaaTGCTTTCTACAAAATCAATTTATATGGTAAgagttaaaatttcttaatgtcattaattattttacaaagttaattttaaaaaattttctatatatattaattttaataattttaattttaaataaaaattttaattatttttccataaacttttttttctaaaatcaatttaaaaagtattttattttacatCATCACTCTTAataaacatttttattccttttttaaaattagattaaaaATATCTTCTATAAATTTTCTTctcaaaaacataattttaaaatagttttataaaataataatacattaaatgttattttaataattaaaaaatatttttaaaattactattcaaaattttttttccaaaaacttatATTAATGGTTACTTTTGTTCAAATAATATAAATGTAGCTGGCTTGCTTGGCTTCACAAATTCCAGACACCGTGTTAACAGCAAGGCCAATGCGTGGCATCTCTTTAAGCCTCAGAAACATATCCGACCACTTCTCTATTCCTTCGTCCAAATGGGACCATCCTCTTTTTTTGTTTGGAAATTTCACTCTTAACCTTGCAAATGCATTTATTTAATTGTAACcaacatattaaaattatttagtatATGAACACCAAGGACAACAAAGGAAATAATTATTAATCTTCTCTCAGTGATGATACGTATGGCCATCGATTATTCAATGGCGGCCATGCAACCTCAGCCAACCACATAATCTTTACCTTTTTTTCTTAGTTGTTAATGAAACAGATTTGATAACTTCCAAGCAGGCAGGCAGGCTGAGCTTTTGAGTGTGCTTTCtcgagagaaaaaaaaaacagcagTTAAAAGCAAAAAACCATGGTGGCTTTAGGCCTCCAAGCCACACATTTGATTGCCCCTCAAAAGTTACCAATACGTAAACAAAGAACCTTTAGCAACATTATCATCCGGTGTAGTATTGCAGAGCCGTCGGGAGAACCAGCATCATTGGGACAAAAAACTAAATACAACGATGGGTTGTTTGCCAAGGCATTTATGGGTCTTTTCGCCCGCAAGATGGAGAAGTTCGCGGCTTCACCAAAAGCTGGAACAGAACCAAAGAAAGGGGTTTTCGACTATGACTATGAGAGCTTTGTTGAGGTGTCAAAGAGAGTAATGCAAGGGAGGTCTCGGTTGCAGCAGCAACAAGTGGTCCGACAAGTGCTCTTGTCCATGCTCCCACCGGGCGCACCAGCTCAGGTGAACAACTTATTATAGTTTTAAAAATTGGAACTGTTCGGTTAGTtgtgttttaaaataattatcatGTAACCTTGTTGTTGCTATGGATGCAGTTTAGGAAATTGTTTCCACCAACAAAGTGGGCTGCAGAGTTCAATGCTGCACTCACTGTTCCTTTCTTCTACTGGTTAGTTGGTCCATCTGAGGTAAATTTTGTTTACTCTTTGCTGTTTTGCACTTTCTTCTGTCATCTAATTGTAACCAATGTTAGTTagattacattttatttttttactcaaaaaagataaattaatctttatatattagataataaaataaactggtcatttctcttaaaaatttcatcaatttatacCATTAAAAATTAGTATGATTGATGAAAAATCAGACAATAAAGCATAACATACCACATATACCTCATATTAACATGCAGTGATCAGTTTTTAAACAatagaaattgatgaaatttttaacaggaCTAATTTACTCATTCTTTTTAGTATAAGAGACAAAATGCAATTCAACCCTTGATACAACAGACTTTATGATATTTTTACTGAATACAATTTTTATATGattcttttaccaaaaattaaaactttctatataaataccaaataaacacaatttaaagTTTGTGAATGGTTAATTCTACTCAATAATGTTATAATAAATGCGATTTTTGTAACAGAGGTGGTAACATTTTATTGGATTCCCTGCTCTTCAATGTAAGATAAAGCTTATACCCCTTTGATCAAAATCCTAAATGGTCATTATTCCAAGCAACATAAGCTTGCGTTTtcaacatctaaaactcatactTTCACCATTTTTGCATCTCTAATTCTAACTGATAAATGTTTATTAGGTTGTGGAAGTGGAGATAAATGGAGTGAAGCAAAAAAGTGGGGTTCATATTAAGAAATGCAGGTACAGAACTTGATTCATTCATTCATATATGACTTCATGAATGCTCTTAAATCTACTTAATTCTGCAATATTTTTTTCTCTAAAGGTACCTAGAGAACAGTGGGTGTGTTGGTATGTGTGTGAATATGTGCAAAATTCCAACCCAAGATTTCTTTACCAATGAGTTCGGCCTTCCATTAACCATGATCCCAAGTATGTTCTTTCAAAATTTTGGTCTTTGCCCTATTGAATTTTCAGCTTCATGTCGGTAATGGTTTAAAAGGTTAAATGATTGGTCCTCAGATTTTGAAGACATGAGTTGTGAAATGGTGTATGGACAAGTTCCACCATCTTTCGAGGAGGACGAAGCATCCAAGCAGCCTTGTTTTGCAGAAATATGTAAGTTAATTCCAGTTTCattgtaacaaaaaaaaaaaaaaaaagggctagGTTCTCTTATGAAGGAgccattaatattattttttcttaCCATTAAACACCATGCGCAGGTTCCATGGCAAACCCCAAGTCTAGCGTCTGCCACAAATTACAAGCTTGAGATCATACTTCCCTGCCTTAATTAGTTCTCTTGCAGGGAAAAGAAGTCGAGGGAAGACTACCTCATACATAcataaatacatgtatatatagtTCAAGACTTCTTTCTTATACCCTGATAGTCTCCATGATCTTTCAACCTACATACATCTtatgctctctttttttttttttctttttttttttctataattaaGAGGAAATGGAGGGAAATTTCAATAACattattagattttttttatgGGTTGGGGGAGTTTAAAATCCGTGTATATATTTACCGGTTAAAGATTATTTAATTATtagtgttgtaggccaatttggCCTATAAAATAACAAACCTCTTAACCCATTTTCAAACCCATATTTGGAGCCCAATAACCAAGCCCAATCAATCTAGACCTAGCCTAATATCAtagaaaaacaaaacaaacaGTATGAAACCGTAGCCCCTAGCTACTGTCAGAGCCAGGCCACCCCCATGCCGTCTGCCACAACTGCCCTCTGCACCACCAGCTTTGCAGCACCGCCGTTCACCTACAAAAGAAAAgacattatttataaaatattgaatgcTTGTAAAAAATAGGTCTATATAAGCCTAGAAATCATTTTGTAAAAGGGGGATGTTTTTTGAAAATAAGAATAGAcattcaaacaaaaaaaatagagATCGTAGCAATACCAAAGCACAAGCATAATACTAAATCAGAAGACCAAAGATCCCAAAATCGAAAAGAAAATACCTAAGGTGATTTAGTTTtctctattattttatttttattttttttcgaatctactaatttttttatatatatatacatcataaatatataaaagaaataaataaataaataagagaaaaaaaatttaccttttggaATTCATGCGGTGGCCGGCGACGGCAACGGTGCCGCGGAACGACGACCGGCCCGCAATCGGAGACTCTGGGCTGAGGGAGAGAAGGGGAGAGCAAGGGatgaaatgaattttaaaaaaaaaaattggtttaaatAGCAAAGACGAAATGGCGCCGTTTTAACGTGTGGGTTCaagggccaaaacgacgtcgttttggcctctgACCCGAAACCCGACCCATGGGAGCCTAGGATCCGCATGTTTTCTTGTATATTGGTCTAATTACGCGCGCGGCCCTTCCGCATTTTCGGCGTTTTAAAtcaagtttatatttatttaataatttggcCCTGAAATTTGACccgctttacaatttagtcccgttCAATGCTATGCATTTTAGAGGCTTGGGAAAATTTCCCTTTTGGCCCCCCATTGTTTCCGCGCGTTTCAAATGGGttcttccttttattttatttctgatTTGGCCCCAGAATTCAATTTTTTAATCCGATTTTAAtccttcttcatttattttcattCCTATACTATTAAGTTGATTCTTTTAAAatcaataattattatattatatttagtattatttttactaGTAGGTTtactattgtatttattattattgtttttaatactattattatattcattatttactactttattttaatgttatattcattattatcactattttctattattttaacatttttattattttaaatattaattactattatatataataatcgtttttgatgtacttttaatattattattatatgtattatctttaatgtatatatatgtatatatttgtgtagtattattattaatagttgttttaacattattattatttctaatatgtatttattatgtaaatattctaatgttatattatatatatatatatatatatatatatttttttcatattattatgtatatatgtttctaatatcacattttttatattattatgtatatatctatatatagtaTTTTTTGTTATtaccttattttaatattattattatgttatacATTTTCCTTTTCAGGTTCATTTATCTATTACTCTAttaataattaacttaatttactgattattattattattattattattattattattattattattattattattattattattattattattattattattattattattattattattattatcactattgTTATATTTagtattacttttattttcattataactATTCCTATTACTAATCCTCGTATTATTACTAGTgtgttttgtttttatattatattatattattggtTTTACTACTATTAGTATTAGttttagtttcaattaatatcttaacattcatatatatatatttttatataacattgttaataattatttttaaacatcattattattttaatacatgcatatatatattatgtgtatattctatgtatatatgttttatttattatttttaactttgtatcatgtatatattttaatgttatccttttatatatcatatacatactttcaatacTATTAATGCACCATTAATACTTATTattgtatatatctttaatatatatataggtacATATTTATGTGACATTATTAATAGGTGttttcaacattattattatgtatgtatgtattatgtaaatatttgaacattatgcatttttatatattatgtatatatataccttttagtattgtattttatatatatcatgtatatatttgaatactatattatatattttaatactatattttttttcttacatattatcttatatatatatttttaataactctatattatgtatgtatttttaatattatactatGTATATACTTTGTAATACTATTAtcatgtttatatttaaaatatatatatgtatgcatataggTAACATTAttagtgtttttaatattatgtttccatcactttacttattattattatatgtttatatatgttcGTCTCTATTTCTTGTTTAATACTATTGTTATCATGTTTAATATCGCAtacattgttattgttttaatattattgtcgtaGATATTATTTGTTTCGATGTATTTCTAACTCTGTCAtgtcttttaatttcaataaataagtcAATGTTCCGATCTAACatcaagtcatcgatttcatcactatgttgggtgaaattcgtcgaCTCGTGTTAAAAAACGGAACACCCTTCTAAACCGAAAACTAGAAATTCTCATTTTTTTGATCGAATCACgattaaatgttacattgaactcgcatttttgaaaattaagacaacacatgtttaactaGATACCGattttgggcgtcgtgagggtgctaatacattcctcgtgcgtaaccgactcccgaaccctattttccTCTGGCTTTTgttgtagacctaaactcggccttctttttgttaaaaaaataaattttcttttaagaaagaggatttattaggtgttcGATCTCGCCTAAGAAAGAGGATCGGTGGctactcccttttttaataaaatcaaaagtcggtttttaaattttcaataagtCACCTCAATTAGTgatagaaaacaaaaaaaaaattacgtCGCTACAATTAGAATGTTTTGTCTACcgtgttttataattttttatagaatttaatTACAATTAGAAATAATAAAACTTACAATAATTAGATTCTTTAAAATATTagaattaataatttttaaaaaaataaaattttaaaatatatgaatagATAATATCCAGTTTgaatatcaaaattttatattattattaataactcAATTTCAGTGAAGATGTGAAATAGAATTAAAATCAAAGTGaatttaaacaataaatatttttgagattatatttataCACATCATAAATTAATATCGAATAATAAATCTAATAATTAAATCTGTAAGATCTAAATTCATAAAAAGAAATCCTTATATCATAATATccttctatttattttattatggtTAAAGTTAAAATTTATCTCTCGCTTTTCATGATTTCGTTGAAGAAATTTGTGCTACGTCAGATTTGGGCCTATGTGAACTGCAAATCAATGGTGTGATGGGCTTAAGGCCATAGGGCCCAACAACTTCAATTTGTcatattttttcataaaattgaGACTTAGCCACATCTACCTAACGAGCACAATTTTATAAAATGGTAAAGCATAATAATATTCATTCAATCAttccatttgttttattttagttacttaaatattaattttttattttaatcattcaacttttaaaaataaatattttagtcattttctcaTTAGTTGTTTAATGTAACTCTAATATGGGTTTTGTTTTATTGacctaataataaatttagccctctaATGTTTACACATTTTACCAATTTGATCTtaaatctaaaaattcaataaatttaacgaAACTTCTTTTGTGTAATTTTTTTTTGGTGAGAAAGACAAACAAATTATATTAAATAGTCATAATCAGAAAATTTGAAACTCTAGCAATTTCAACAATCACTGCTACCTCTTTTGGAATTTTTGCAAATACTTTCAAAGCTGAATTTCTCTCTGAAACCATTTTGGCTAGACTGCCCACAATTTGATTTCTCTCTCTGGGATATGCTTGATCTCCCATTACTCCATAGCTTGTAAAGTCATATGGATCTTGCTAACAAAGGACGAATTTAATTCAATCATGCGGATGTCTTCAAGAGCTTTGACCACCTCCGAATTGTCAATATGAATGAACACCTTCTTGCACCCCTTCCTTTGAAAAGGTTAGGCCATATAAAATTCCTTACAATTCAACATAAAAAATTGAACAAAATCCCAAGTATTGATTGTATCCATCGATTCATTGCCCATCTTGCGTATACGCCACCCCTCCAACAACAACCCACATTGCATTCAACTTAACAGCACCTTCAGTATATAATTGAATCCAAATACATGTCGGATCAGGATTTTGATCGAGTTTGCATTGTCCAAAAGAGTCTTGTTTAAGCATTTTAAAGTATTATTTGGCCCAACTTATCAAAGACTTGATGGTTTCAACAGAATTccatgaaattttttaaaagttatagAGATTCCTATTTTTCCATATGTGTCAAGAGGTTAAGCCGAATATATTAAACCAGGGAACCCTCACATTAGAAAACCACATTGAAGAGCCCAAATTTGTTTCCATCCACTCAAAGAGATTACCATAAAAGAAATTGTTTTGTAGATTAGTAGGGACAATGTCTAGCCATATTTCCTCAGCAGTTGGACAATCCCTGAGGACATGGATTAAATCTTCAACTCCATGCTGACACAACGAACAAGAGCCAGTTTGTGCGATGCCTCTACGTACTCTTTCCACATTAGTTAGAAAGTGTTGTTTAAAAACAGGCTATAAGAAAATCCAAACACGTTGAGGTCCCTAAAACTTCCAAATAATCTTCCACCACCTGTTATTTGCATTTCAAGAGTTTTAACGAAGCGTTTTGTAGGCGCTCTTAATGGAAAATGATACTTCTAAAAAATTCTATCATTACCTGCTGAAGGATGAAGGGGAGGAATACTTACAATCTTAACAATATCTTCAAGCAGCCACACCAGAAAAAAATCTAAGTTCCACGACCCATCAATTGCAACCATGTTACTTTATAGACAATCCAACACAAGATTATTCTAAGAAGGCACATAGCTTATTAATAGACTTAAGTTCAGAATCTAAAGGTCTTTCTAGCATCTAATAGAGTCCCCAACCCCAACAAACTAACATAAGTTTTCACATAGCAAAGGCCAAACCTTAACATGAACTTTCCATATAGCTGAACATCTTTCTCACGTAAGGCTTTCAGGCAGCATTTCCTTCATCTCGTATTTCGATCTTAGAACTTGGACCCATAAAGCATCAACCTTCAAAACAAAGATTAAAACCCGACTTTGGTAAAAAAAGAAGAATTTTAATCCTCTAGATGTCGAAATCTTAGACCACCACAAGTACGAGGTTGACAGATGGAATCCCAATCAACCAAGGAAACTTTTCTCCCACCACTAGAAGAGCCCTAGACAAATTGACGTACCAAGCGTTCAATTTCTTTGCAAACACCTTTAGGGATTTGCATAGACTGCATGAAATAATTTGGGATAGAAAGGAGGACTGATTGAGTAAGGGTAACTCTACCTGACATTGAAGGTTGCTTAGCATCCCAATTGTTTAGTTTGCTTCACACCTTTTTCCACTACAAAACTCATAGTAGAGCAAGTGAACCTATTGTGAAAAAGGGGTATACCCAAATAAGTATCAAGATTACTTACTTTTTGAAAGCCAAGAGTACGATTGAAAATATCGCTTAGATCCTCCTCCACACCTCTTGAGAATTACATAATTGTTTTCCGGTTGTTGACCCGATGCCTTAAGATATTATAGAAGTTATCCAGAATTTCCTTGAGGACCAAACCATGTTTCAAATCTGCCTTAGCAAAAAGAACCAAATCATCTGCAAAAAATAAATGTGATAATGGATATCCCAAACCACTAGATAGTTTGATAGGGCACCATTTATCACTAGAAATAGCCAAATGTATGCTATATCCAAACCACTCCATGCATAACACGAACAAGTAAGGTGATAATGGTATCCCTATCTAACCCCCCTAGCAAGCTAGAACTTTGACGTTGGAACCCTATTCCACAATATTTGCATGGTGGAGCTTGATATGGCTGACATGATAACTCTTCTAAGATAAAATGGAATATCAGCTGCTTGAAGAGACAAATCAATGAAATCTCAACTTAGCCTATCATAAGCTTTTTCTAGGTCAATTTTAATTGCCATCCATCTTTTGTTTTTGGGCTTCATAGAATGAATGACCTCTTAAGCTATAAGAATATTATTTGAGATGTTTCTGCCAGCAATAAACCCAGCCTGCTCTTGGCCAATGATTTTAGGGAATATCACCCTAAATCTATTGGCAATAATCTtcataatcaatttatataaaacTGAGCAGAAACTGATAGGTCTATTGTGTAATTTGATCTTTCCTTTTTCGCACTTAtactttttattttgggttttgaaggttagttttaaataatgagataagataaaaatttattatcttgGATTTTTAGGTatttctatttttggtatatttctaatgaaaattagttgataagttttttttagctttttaggTGAAAGGATAAAAAAAGGAagcaattttggaaaaaaaaaagaaagaaatcaatTTACACAATGTGTAAACATTGAGAGTTATTTTTTAGAAAAAAgttaagactaaattgacacaTGTATAAACATTGAGGGTCAAAGTTGCTATTATTGCAAATCTAAAAGTTGTCACGCCATTTTTTCGTCAACAATTTAATGACTGATGATAAAAAAACTAAATAGTTggatgaccattttgtaacttttcataattgagtgaCTGGAAAAAAACACTTACCAATAATTGGGTaattataaatgttgtttatccatcgaaaaaataataattatataaccaAAATAGAATGATCTAAATAGTTAgatgactatttttataatttacctttTATAAAACCAACTTGCTGcacttaaatataaaattttcattaattgTGTTCGCCCTAAATATGTCGTTTCCAAAGGGACTTGATGATTACATGCATATTAGCCTTGTTAGCAGCATGTATAAGATAATTATGAAGGTCCTCGCTAAAAGGTTAAAGACTTACTGGCAAGTGATTGGAGACTGAGATCGGTTTTATGTCTAATCGATACATATTGGATTGGTCCTATACGAGATGAATCTAGGTAAAAGTATCATGTATCATGGGCCCTTATATTGGGTAAAAGTATTAATTTGGTATTTCTTTTAAGTACAAACCCTTAAAATATGCTTACGTGATGTTAATGATCAAATAGTATAATAGTATATGGTATGTTTATATTTTGACACgtgataaaaataagaaaatttagtttttacttagataatataaaaataataattaattacgaaaaaggtaaaaaaaaacagattaattatgaaaatagacATTTGCTACAGTATTTTGATGAAGTCGCTTGATAAATTGATGGCACTAGACAAAAATATGATGACTTAAAATATTCAGGgacttaatatataaattttcccTTTTTGTTGGCAGCTGAAAAAAAGATTTCAGGCGGCACCAAACTGTAAATGGCTAAACTGCTTCATAAACTcccattgcttattattttattttattctcagCGGCTAAATTGCTCTAGTTTTCATAAAGGAATAACAACACCATACTTATACAAGTACACATACTGTATTCTTATGTTTTTTTCCCATCACAAGCATGCTCAAAATATGCTTTGAGGTTTCAGAAAAAATATGGAACTTGCAACTTCTCAGACTCTTAACTGCTACCTTATAAATGGGCAGAAGAACGACAACTTTTCCAATTTCTGTTCATTTTCTACAGTGATGTTTCACCCGAACGAATTGATGCTTCTATTTCATTCAGATTCACCGTATGAAATGGCCACTTCTTTTGGTCTTACCTGCAAGATTATTCGGCAAGAAAAGATAATGAAGTTTCAATCATTACAAAGAGTTCAAATTTTCACTTGAATAAAATATATTAGCAGGCCCCTTTTACCCCAAATCAATGAAATTTCCCTATGAATGCTCTACCAAGTGAGGTtctaaactttcaaaaacttattctgaaatttcataataaaatcattttatttagACAAAATTAGGTATAAAAATGGTAGGCTCGTTTGTATGCTTTGTACTTATGAATCAAGGGGGTTTATGAAGTTTGGTGCCGTCGTGGCACTTttaaacccctttttttttcagCTACCAACAAAAAGGGGAAATTTCCATATCAAGCCcctgaatattttaagttatcaCATTTCAGTCTAGTGCTGTCAACTTGTCAGGCAGCATCGTTAGACCACTTTAGTAAATGcctatttttgtaattaatttgtttttcatacatttttcttaattaattatttttatattatttgggtaaaaaagccaaaaaaaattatgatttttttttcacgTATTAAAACGTGAGACTACCACATCATTATGTTATTGGTCGCCAGCGCCATGTTAATTTATTTTAACAGTGTTTGTTAAAAGTATGAAGTTGGCTTACAATTTTCATGTTTAGGTGCTAGTTAGgtccaaaaatattttaaatacgaGTAGATATAAGTTATCAAGTTcaaatacatttatatatattaagtgtaaataatttaatattaccTATTTCCATAAAAATAACATTGTTTATATAAAATCATGCCACATTTTTTAATACTCCGGAGATTGTAGATTGGAATAAATTTATGGATATATTGTACTGTTGAAGAATATCATTTGGAATTTAAGtttgttatatttttaatatgGTATATGTGTTTTTTTTCAATATGGtatttatatttgataaaattatatattttagtatCTAAAAATAACGGTGATAATTTCTTAGTATTTAATTCGAGTTTTAAGATtgattttattaatgttaattgctaatattattagtGTTTAACTTATGAGATATGGTGTGGATTTGATAaaagttaattgttaatattattagttaattataaattttattaaattaattctaaaattcaaattaaacagTAAAAATTGACATTGTTACTTTGAGATATTAATTAAAGTGTATAACTTTTTATCAAATACAAATACTCTATTACAAGTAATACATCAGAAAAAATATCAAACTCATGTATCAaagaataaataattaattagagTATGAATAGTTTAAAAGTAATTTAAGGAAGAATTGGTGATTAGTATAGAAATGTAAAGGTGGTGGATGATGAAGAGGGGTGAGCCAGACAAAAAGAAATAAACTCTGATTTGGCTAAGATCACGCAACCCCTCAACTATTGGATACCCAAACACCCGCTTGCcgtttagttttaattttaagttAACCCATTTCcaatttttgagaaaaaaaaggCAAAAGTTTATTA from Gossypium arboreum isolate Shixiya-1 chromosome 1, ASM2569848v2, whole genome shotgun sequence harbors:
- the LOC108472944 gene encoding beta-carotene isomerase D27, chloroplastic is translated as MVALGLQATHLIAPQKLPIRKQRTFSNIIIRCSIAEPSGEPASLGQKTKYNDGLFAKAFMGLFARKMEKFAASPKAGTEPKKGVFDYDYESFVEVSKRVMQGRSRLQQQQVVRQVLLSMLPPGAPAQFRKLFPPTKWAAEFNAALTVPFFYWLVGPSEVVEVEINGVKQKSGVHIKKCRYLENSGCVGMCVNMCKIPTQDFFTNEFGLPLTMIPNFEDMSCEMVYGQVPPSFEEDEASKQPCFAEICSMANPKSSVCHKLQA